Proteins found in one Triticum urartu cultivar G1812 chromosome 4, Tu2.1, whole genome shotgun sequence genomic segment:
- the LOC125554790 gene encoding uncharacterized protein LOC125554790 — protein sequence MDKIMEANPEAIAYLDEWHSNLWSRSKFSTTCKCDYVMNNIAESFNSMIKKLKGFPVLELLDALREWLMVRFEIRAKIAEKFVRRHLQILPRISNMMNNRSRGIVLVGISRSDDCKAEVTIKIHGYNWKHCVDLEKWECSCRQWQVTGQPCLHAIAFITSIRGGREIDDYAHEYYSVKSFSNAYAKNAPTMTDKKQWPVVDVGFKLHPPVLKKAAGRPRTQRIKSTFESISKRRHKCPECKELGHLLKTCPKLYPEHKTRNRKRKNVEPVDIEDAEAIAIDAETMGTTSAENGSTNKRRGGKRAKSSPVLEASKKTSATHDSPAKNTRRKCPPSKNTRSKKCPLVKSTSKKKL from the exons ATGGACAAAATTATGGAAGCCAATCCAGAAGCTATCGCATACCTTGATGAGTGGCATTCTAATTTGTGGAGCAGAAGCAAGTTCTCTACGACATGCAAATGTGACTATGTGATGAACAACATAGCCGAGTCATTCAACTCCATGATTAAGAAATTGAAGGGTTTCCCTGTTCTTGAATTATTGGATGCATTGCGAGAATGGCTAATGGTCAGATTTGAAATAAGAGCTAAAATAGCGGAGAAATTTGTACGCAGACATCTACAAATTCTGCCAAGGATCAGCAACATGATGAACAATAGATCAAGGGGGATTGTGCTAGTTGGGATATCTAGAAGTGATGACTGCAAAGCGGAGGTCACTATAAAGATCCATGGATATAATTGGAAGCATTGTGTAGATTTGGAGAAGTGGGAATGCTCATGTAGACAGTGGCAAGTAACTGGACAACCTTGCCTACATGCCATTGCATTCATCACAAGTATTAGAGGAGGTCGAGAGATAGATGACTATGCGCATGAGTACTACTCCGTGAAATCATTCAGCAATGCATATGCAAAAAATGCGCCCACCATGACTGATAAGAAACAATGGCCAGTGGTCGATGTTGGGTTCAAATTGCACCCTCCTGTACTGAAAAAGGCTGCTGGTAGACCTAGGACACAAAGGATAAAGTCAACCTTTGAGAGCATATCAAAGAGAAGACACAAGTGCCCAGAATGCAAAGAACTTGGGCATTTGTTGAAGACATGTCCAAAACTTTATCCCGAACACAAGACAAGAAACAG GAAAAGGAAAAATGTTGAGCCAGTAGACATCGAAGACGCAGAAGCTATTGCCATAGATGCTGAGACTATGGGCACTACAAG TGCTGAAAATGGTTCTACAAACAAGAGAAGAGGTGGTAAAAGGGCAAAGTCTAGCCCAGTTCTTGAAGCATCTAAGAAGACTTCTGCTACCCATGATAGCCCAGCAAAGAACACAAGAAGAAAATGTCCTCCGTCGAAGAACACAAGAAGCAAAAAATGTCCTTTGGTGAAGAGCACAAGCAAAAAGAAGTTGTGA
- the LOC125551991 gene encoding protein CHUP1, chloroplastic, which translates to MMREGDACVALLRSKLHGLIERNHTLEEENKQLRHQVSRLKGQVSSLEGQDTERKIMWKKPENSATSNNYFKEKQFVHNNDDVKEAMDLNSSACYSRQQFSRTPSVKSRAPRVPNPPPSPTCIQPIIKAKKEGSMGPPPPPPPPLPSRLLKSTKGVQRVPEVVELYRLLVRREGKSDAKSGSVGIPVATNSRDMIGEIENRSAYVIAIKSDVENQGEFISFLAREVQNAAYKEIADVEEFVKWLDGELSYLIDERAVLKHFPNWPEKKADAMREAAFTYRDLKNLEAEASSFHDDRRVATPMALKRMQALQDKIEQGIHNTEKIRDSASGRYKDLMIPWDWMLDSGIISQLKTASLKLAKEYMNRIMNALKSDPFVNDEELLLQGVRFAFRIHQLAGGFDEGCRKAFQELKTYASKSE; encoded by the exons ATGATGAGGGAGGGTGATGCATGTGTTGCACTTCTGAGAAGCAAGCTCCATGGCCTGATCGAGAGGAACCACACTCTGGAAGAGGAGAACAAGCAACTGAGGCATCAAGTCAGCCGTCTAAAAGGCCAAGTCTCCTCACTTGAAGGGCAGGATACTGAGAGAAAGATAATGTGGAAGAAGCCGGAGAATTCTGCCACCAGCAACAACTACTTCAAGGAAAAACAGTTTGTTCACAACAATGATGATGTGAAGGAAGCTATGGATCTAAACAGCTCGGCATGTTACAGCAGGCAGCAATTTTCTAGGACACCGTCTGTGAAATCAAGAGCACCAAGGGTTCCAAATCCACCACCAAGTCCGACGTGCATCCAACCGATCATCAAGGCAAAAAAGGAAGGATCCATGGgtcctcctcctccaccgccaCCTCCCCTACCTTCCAGATTACTGAAGAGCACCAAGGGAGTCCAAAGGGTGCCAGAGGTAGTTGAGTTGTACCGGTTGTTAgtaagaagagaaggcaaaagcgaTGCGAAGTCTGGATCTGTGGGAATTCCAGTAGCTACTAACAGCCGAGACATGATCGGGGAGATAGAGAACAGATCAGCTTATGTTATAGCT ATTAAATCAGATGTAGAAAATCAGGGTGAATTCATTAGCTTCCTGGCAAGGGAAGTTCAGAATGCAGCATACAAGGAAATAGCCGATGTTGAAGAGTTTGTTAAGTGGCTAGATGGGGAACTATCATACCTGATAGACGAACGGGCAGTGCTCAAGCACTTCCCTAACTGGCCTGAGAAGAAAGCAGATGCCATGAGAGAAGCAGCATTCACCTACCGGGATCTGAAGAACCTGGAAGCAGAAGCATCATCATTTCACGACGACAGGAGAGTGGCTACACCTATGGCTTTGAAGCGCATGCAAGCCCTACAGGATAA AATTGAACAAGGTATTCACAATACTGAAAAAATAAGGGACAGTGCAAGTGGAAGATACAAGGATCTCATGATCCCATGGGATTGGATGCTTGATTCTGGAATCATAAGCCAA CTAAAGACCGCTTCATTGAAGCTTGCAAAAGAATACATGAACCGCATTATGAATGCACTGAAGTCCGATCCATTTGTAAATGATGAGGAACTGCTCCTGCAAGGTGTCCGCTTTGCCTTCCGAATACATCAG CTTGCGGGTGGCTTTGATGAAGGTTGCCGGAAAGCGTTCCAAGAACTCAAGACGTATGCAAGCAAGTCAGAGTGA